The sequence below is a genomic window from Arcobacter sp. CECT 8983.
TATGAAATGGGGTTGGTTTGATGGCAATAACCCAAAAGCAACTAGAGCAAAAATGTTAAAAGCTAAAAAAATTCTAAGTTTCTTCTTTTTAGCACTTGGATTTATTACACTGTTTGCTTATATTAAAATTGGTATTGAAAGAGCTGATCAATTACCAATGAAATATCATCCAATTAATAGTGTAGAAATTATTAAAAAATAAAGGGTTTGATATGAAAATAAAATATTGTGATGCATTAGTAATTGGTGGTGGATTAGCAGGTTTAAGATCTGCTGTTGCCGCTGCTCAAAAAGGTTTAAGTACAACAGTTTTAAGTTTAGTTCCAGTTAAAAGATCTCATAGTGCTGCTGCTCAAGGTGGTATGCAAGCATCTTTAGGAAATGCAAAAATGTCTGAAGGTGATAACGAAGATGTTCACTTTGCAGATACTGTAAAAGGTTCAGATTGGGGATGTGACCAAGAAGTAGCAAGAATGTTTGTTACAACTGCCCCAAAAGCAATTCGTGAACTTGCAGCTTGGGGTGTACCTTGGACAAGAATTAAAAAAGGTAATCATGAAGCAGTTATTAATACAAAAAGAACAACGATTTTTGAAGATGATGATAAACATGGATTAATTAATTCAAGGGATTTCGGTGGTACAAAAAAATGGAGAACATGTTATACAGCAGATGCAACTGGCCATACAATGTTGTTTGCAGTAGCAAATGAGTCTTTAAAATTAAATGTAAATATAGAAGATAGAAAAGAAGCAATTGGATTAATTCACCATGATAAGAAATGTTATGGTGCAATTGTTAGAGATTTAATTACAGGTGAAATTGCTGCTTATGTTGCAAAAGGTACTTTAATTGCAACTGGTGGATATGGAAGAATTTATGAGATTACTACAAATGCAGTTATTTGTGAAGGTATCGGTACTGCTATTGCTTTAGAAACAGGAATTGCAAGACTAGGAAATATGGAAGCTGTACAATTTCACCCTACACCACTTTTCCCATCAGGTATTTTATTAACTGAAGGTTGTAGAGGTGATGGTGGAGTTCTTAGAGACAAAGATGGACACAGATTTATGCCAGATTATGAGCCTGAGAAAAAAGACTTAGCTTCAAGGGATGTTGTATCAAGAAGAATGATGGAACATATGAGAAAAGGTAAAGGTGTAGAATCTCCATATGGCACACACTTATGGCTAGATATTTCTATTCTTGGACGGGAACACATTGAAAAGAACCTAAGAGATGTTCAAGAAATTTGTGAATACTTTGCAGGTATTGACCCAGCTGATGAAGGTACAAAAGGATGGGCACCGGTTCATCCAATGCAACACTACTCTATGGGTGGAATTAGAACTAAACCAACAGGAGAATCACAAACTCTTTCTGGATTATTTAGTGCAGGAGAAGCTTCTTGTTGGGATATGCATGGATTTAACAGACTTGGTGGAAACTCTGTTTCTGAAACTGTAGTTGCGGGTATGATTGTTGGCAACTATTTTGCAGATTATTGTATAGAAAATCAAATTGATATCAAAACAGAAATTATTGAAAAGTTTGTAAAAGAAAAAGAGTCTTACATGAAAGAGCTTGTATCAAAAGATACAGGAGAAGATGTATTCAAAATCAAAAATAGAATGAAAAAAATCATGC
It includes:
- a CDS encoding fumarate reductase flavoprotein subunit — translated: MKIKYCDALVIGGGLAGLRSAVAAAQKGLSTTVLSLVPVKRSHSAAAQGGMQASLGNAKMSEGDNEDVHFADTVKGSDWGCDQEVARMFVTTAPKAIRELAAWGVPWTRIKKGNHEAVINTKRTTIFEDDDKHGLINSRDFGGTKKWRTCYTADATGHTMLFAVANESLKLNVNIEDRKEAIGLIHHDKKCYGAIVRDLITGEIAAYVAKGTLIATGGYGRIYEITTNAVICEGIGTAIALETGIARLGNMEAVQFHPTPLFPSGILLTEGCRGDGGVLRDKDGHRFMPDYEPEKKDLASRDVVSRRMMEHMRKGKGVESPYGTHLWLDISILGREHIEKNLRDVQEICEYFAGIDPADEGTKGWAPVHPMQHYSMGGIRTKPTGESQTLSGLFSAGEASCWDMHGFNRLGGNSVSETVVAGMIVGNYFADYCIENQIDIKTEIIEKFVKEKESYMKELVSKDTGEDVFKIKNRMKKIMQDYVGIFRDGEGLSKAVVELEQLYIKSKNVAVKNKQLSANPELEEAYRVPMMLKVALCVAKGALDRTESRGAHTREDYPKRDDENWLKRTLTSWKEGDTMPTVEYEDLDIMKMEIPPGFRGYGAKGNLIENPLSSIRQKEVDELREKLENEGANRYEVQNELMPFPLQPEYKRKNVRLGDK